One Phaseolus vulgaris cultivar G19833 chromosome 2, P. vulgaris v2.0, whole genome shotgun sequence DNA window includes the following coding sequences:
- the LOC137809159 gene encoding uncharacterized protein: MSDGWTNKKRCSICNFLVNSPKGTVFLYSLNTSDISKIAEKVFKMLDDAVEFVSEENVMQVVTDNAANFKAAGELLMQKWEHLYWTPCAAHCIDLIFEDFEKQLKVHETTIKKGRRITTYIYRRAMLIAILKQFTKGRDLIRPRITRFAISYLTLAYSDVKPAIRFIYEEMDCAKEKIKSNFNNIKKSYEPIWKIIDQRWNNQLHRSLHAIAYYLNPQLHYEPNFRNDDAEVKEGLYICLRRLVNDVVEMTKMNLQLTDFHYSRGTFSLDNAKACMKVMFLGEWWKMFGDINVDLAGGTSLNDSILDAIDFDNIVFDDDVDGDDDEDGDEDDDGDLGDNFLR, translated from the exons ATGTCTGATGGATGGACAAATAAGAAAAGATGttcaatttgtaattttttggtGAACAGTCCTAAAGGAACTGTGTTTCTCTATTCATTAAATACCTCCGACATCTCAAAAATTGCagaaaaagtatttaaaatgtTGGATGATGCGGTAGAATTTGTTAGTGAGGAAAATGTAATGCAGGTAGTTACTGATAATGCTGCAAATTTCAAGGCAGCTGGAGAACTATTGATGCAAAAATGGGAACACTTATATTGGACTCCATGTGCTGCCCATTGTATTGATTTAATCTTTGAAGATTTTGAGAAGCAATTAAAGGTCCATGAAACTACTATCAAGAAGGGAAGAAGGATCACTACCTACATTTATAGAAGAGCAATGCTAATTGCCATTTTGAAACAATTTACAAAGGGAAGGGACTTGATAAGGCCTAGAATAACTAGATTTGCCATATCATACTTGACTCTAGCTT ATTCAGATGTAAAACCCGCAATCAGATTTATATATGAGGAGATGGATTGCGCCAAAGAGAAGATTAAAAGCAACTTTAATAATATCAAGAAAAG TTATGAACCTATTTGGAAAATCATTGATCAAAGGTGGAATAATCAGCTTCATAGGTCTTTGCATGCAATTGCCTATTACCTAAACCCTCAATTACACTATGAACCAAACTTTAGAAATGATGATGCTGAGGTGAAGGAGGGGTTGTACATATGCCTAAGAAGATTGGTTAATGACGTTGTAGAAATGACAAAAATGAATTTGCAACTTACTGATTTTCACTATTCAAGAGGAACATTTTCTTTGGACAATGCAAAGGCGTGTATGAAAGTTATGTTCCTTGGAGAATGGTGGAAGATGTTTGGGGATATCAATGTTGACTTAGCTGGAGGAACAAGTTTAAATGATTCAATTCTAGATGCAATTGATTTTGATAATATAGtttttgatgatgatgttgatggtgatgatgatgaagatggtgatgaagatgatgatggaGATCTTGGAGATAATTTCCTTAGATGA